The window AGCAACAATGATTGAAACTGTGTGCTTGAGAGCCTTGATAATGAGGCACTCGTGGGTGTGTTAGAGAGTTACTCTAGAATCATGTTGTCTTTACATACCTTTCACTCCCTAATCTCTTTTTTCATTGCCCAAAGAAAGAAAAACTCTTCGGTGCATTCCCAGCAAACAAGTGTTAACTAGAGGAAAATCTCATCGACCGCAACTTCTTGTAtcaagtcctcttcttccttccTTCACCTGTTGTTGAGGAACACCGCGCCGCAGGCTATGATGACGATCACGCCGCGCACCCCCTGCATCCCCATCGGCATTTCGCAAATTAGATTAGCAATTCAAATCAATGCCACACAGATAAAGAGGGAAGCGGTCAAACGCTCGCCTGGTTGATCAGCCACCCATTTAGTTCAGGGAACCCGTAAAATCGCCGCCGCTTGGAGCCCACCGCGTCGTCGTTGCTCGTGCCCTGCCCGCGAGTTGATGATATCAGTCAATCAGGATGAAGCAGGCACCAACAGTTTAACACGACTAACTAATTATCTGAGTTTTCGCACTTGTTTGGTGTCTTCTTCCCTTGCGCTCTGCTCTATGTTCTTCATCGAATTCAGGTGCTCAAGCCCGACGAGGTCTTTCAGCTGCCTGCTCCCGGTGGTGATGCAGATGTGGGGGTGGCCAGTCCAGGCGATGCTAGATGTCACCCCCGAACGCATTGGAGCGATGGAGCGACGATGATGATTTTGCTTTTCTGCATTCTCTCCCATGCTCGTCTTGGCTGCTCTGTCGCGCCTGCTGGAACCCCGTCTTCTGCTCTCCTGAGCATTCAACAAATCGCCCTGTCTAGACGCGCTTGGTTTCTTGTTGATGATGTGCCTTCCTAACCGCGACTCGGAACCTATATCACCAGAAGTAACGGTCACTTTGCCAGATGACTTGTCTGGAGGATTGGTGGAAGCCGATAGCATCCCTTCCAACGACCCTTCCGACTTGATCCTTGGCACCGAAGGCGGTCCCTGGAAGCCATGATAGAATCAAAGTTTCATTTCCCATAACGTGAGAGCCGGAAATTATTCAACAGAGACACCAATATTTTCACTGTATAAAGGTGGGTTCAGGTTCGGAAGAACCTGCAGAGAGCTGCTCTCGAAGGCACTGATCATCTTCTTCACCGCGCTGCTCGACCTGCTCTCCAGTTCACCCTGCCCTCTCTTAGAGCCAATGTCACTTTTCGGCGGTAGACCCTTTATGTCAATGGGGCCTTCGGGCGTCGAAGTTTGCAACGGCGGGTTCTTTGGAGACGCCATATTCGTATCTATGCTTATTTCGGAAAAGACAGCCTTCCCTTTCAGATCATCCATCGACATGCTCTTCCGGAGCATGAGTCGGTCTTCTGTGCTTGTGATGTCGGAGATCTCTGCTGCCTGCTCTTTAGGTGGTGTGTTGTCTAGTAGAATTCGAAAAAGAAAGCAAAGTCCCACATGTTGGTCATGTCAACTGAATATTTCGTCATTAACTGATTTCATAAACCAGCATTCAGAATGCAGAGACAGGAATTTAAGAAATACTAAAGCATGAATGTGTATGTTCTGAACCTTTTGTTTAGGGGGCAAACTGACACAGACACACACCCTAATGCTTACAGTTTGTTCCATGGAACTCCAATGTGTGCTTGCAGTGCAACACAAACTGAATATTATTACCTTGGAAAGAAAGTTCGTCGCCATTCCCAAACAGCTCTTGCTGCTTTCTTTTCATCGCAGAGTTCCTCTGAATAAAAGGACATAGTATAAACATGAGTAGTATACCTTAACTTAAGATGAACCTTTCAATCAAGATGTTTTTTGAGCTTTCATGGAAACAGCATGAACCATAAAATTGGTATGTTACCATTTCTTGGATGCGTTTGCGATCTTCATCACTGAGCAAGAACTGCAATTGGAGAACAATTTGCCCTCCACTATCAAGGCTAAACACAACATCCGTACTCCCCTGCTCGACAATCGACCTTGTCTTCAATTCTGTTGTGATTTACATTAAACCATAATGCACATTATCAACTTGTAGGGGTGCTCATgataaatactccctccgttccaaaatacaagtccttctagagattccactatagagACTACAttcagatgtatatagatgcctTTTAGAGTATAGGCTCaatcattttgttccgtatgtactCTATAGTGAAATCTCTTAAATGACTTATATTAAGGAATGGAGGGGGTATAAGATAGGCTTGTCTGCATCGTACTAACAGAAAAAACCTGTTTTGGATACCAATTCCTTGTCTGCATCGTACAGCGACAACACCATGCTATCACGAAGTGATGTAACTGGACTGCACatatataatatttttggtgtcaGATAGATTTAAAGTTTTCCTTGGGGGCACAATAAGCGCAGCCTCGACACACATTTTGTGGAAATGGAGAGGTGAACAGAGAATAGAAATCAGTGCAGGCGGTACGGAAATGGGCTTACAAAGAGAAGCCATCTTGTCCTATATATCCGCTGTAATCTTTTTTCCCGAGGTTAACTGCATCCAAAAAACGATGCTTACATACGAATGATAACATTAGCCAACAGAAAACGAAGAAACAGGAAAAGTAGAGTGGAATCAGAAGGCAGCAGCCAACCTTGCAAGAAGAGTGGAGCGGCGACCGGTGGCTGAATGTCTGCACAGCAAAAGATAGAGCAGTATGATCTCTTTTTCTTTTTGACGAGACGCAGCAGCGACGCTGCTTTTCATTCATTATAAGAGGAGAGCATTATGTTTTGTTCGTATATTTT is drawn from Triticum urartu cultivar G1812 unplaced genomic scaffold, Tu2.1 TuUngrouped_contig_5323, whole genome shotgun sequence and contains these coding sequences:
- the LOC125529076 gene encoding uncharacterized protein LOC125529076 isoform X2, producing MPGSIRVSASLLRLVKKKKRSYCSIFCCADIQPPVAAPLFLQVNLGKKDYSGYIGQDGFSFPVTSLRDSMVLSLYDADKELVSKTELKTRSIVEQGSTDVVFSLDSGGQIVLQLQFLLSDEDRKRIQEMRNSAMKRKQQELFGNGDELSFQDNTPPKEQAAEISDITSTEDRLMLRKSMSMDDLKGKAVFSEISIDTNMASPKNPPLQTSTPEGPIDIKGLPPKSDIGSKRGQGELESRSSSAVKKMISAFESSSLQGPPSVPRIKSEGSLEGMLSASTNPPDKSSGKVTVTSGDIGSESRLGRHIINKKPSASRQGDLLNAQESRRRGSSRRDRAAKTSMGENAEKQNHHRRSIAPMRSGVTSSIAWTGHPHICITTGSRQLKDLVGLEHLNSMKNIEQSAREEDTKQGTSNDDAVGSKRRRFYGFPELNGWLINQGVRGVIVIIACGAVFLNNR
- the LOC125529076 gene encoding uncharacterized protein LOC125529076 isoform X3: MPGSIRVSDIQPPVAAPLFLQVNLGKKDYSGYIGQDGFSFPVTSLRDSMVLSLYDADKELVSKTELKTRSIVEQGSTDVVFSLDSGGQIVLQLQFLLSDEDRKRIQEMRNSAMKRKQQELFGNGDELSFQDNTPPKEQAAEISDITSTEDRLMLRKSMSMDDLKGKAVFSEISIDTNMASPKNPPLQTSTPEGPIDIKGLPPKSDIGSKRGQGELESRSSSAVKKMISAFESSSLQGPPSVPRIKSEGSLEGMLSASTNPPDKSSGKVTVTSGDIGSESRLGRHIINKKPSASRQGDLLNAQESRRRGSSRRDRAAKTSMGENAEKQNHHRRSIAPMRSGVTSSIAWTGHPHICITTGSRQLKDLVGLEHLNSMKNIEQSAREEDTKQGTSNDDAVGSKRRRFYGFPELNGWLINQGVRGVIVIIACGAVFLNNR
- the LOC125529076 gene encoding uncharacterized protein LOC125529076 isoform X1, with translation MNEKQRRCCVSSKRKRDHTALSFAVQTFSHRSPLHSSCKHRFLDAVNLGKKDYSGYIGQDGFSFPVTSLRDSMVLSLYDADKELVSKTELKTRSIVEQGSTDVVFSLDSGGQIVLQLQFLLSDEDRKRIQEMRNSAMKRKQQELFGNGDELSFQDNTPPKEQAAEISDITSTEDRLMLRKSMSMDDLKGKAVFSEISIDTNMASPKNPPLQTSTPEGPIDIKGLPPKSDIGSKRGQGELESRSSSAVKKMISAFESSSLQGPPSVPRIKSEGSLEGMLSASTNPPDKSSGKVTVTSGDIGSESRLGRHIINKKPSASRQGDLLNAQESRRRGSSRRDRAAKTSMGENAEKQNHHRRSIAPMRSGVTSSIAWTGHPHICITTGSRQLKDLVGLEHLNSMKNIEQSAREEDTKQGTSNDDAVGSKRRRFYGFPELNGWLINQGVRGVIVIIACGAVFLNNR